The following proteins are encoded in a genomic region of Drosophila willistoni isolate 14030-0811.24 chromosome 3R, UCI_dwil_1.1, whole genome shotgun sequence:
- the LOC6651386 gene encoding geranylgeranyl transferase type-2 subunit alpha translates to MHGRVKVRTTEEERERKKKEQALKMKAYRAAMTKIQKKRAGGELDDEMLGLTTQILLRNPDVSTLWNIRRECVLEKIRKITEEEEKQQENSVKPEDEPKKDEAEEEPKEVVDSPQKLPVEDQLQSILNHELQLTEQCLMVNPKSYNAWHHRCWSLEQNPLADWQRELQLCNKYLKYDERNFHTWDYRRYVTGKAQVPNKQELDFCTEKIKVNFSNYSSWHHRSLLLPQLYPNEQQDRPMSEEKLREELEMVLTAAFTDPNDSSAWFYQRWLLGQGFHGDKDAFTVVAFRLDPHGKAVIGLDKPFPAFNAKVQLVGKDSSVDISSWLPVNRDKSIWKSTETITIEAQESYELKLPNQQIKLSALPLNRGYFYFKPPNSLSSSCSQDLKAELETQLQSCLDLLDYEPDSKWTLLTSSLLMRAIDPSSHHAKSLEHLQKLQKVDPLRKGYYKDLAARWTLEYELNKWPQSEKFPLQFELDKQSEALTSLPYGQYLIIADELGLPEKLRNLAQTFNELKL, encoded by the coding sequence ATGCACGGCCGAGTAAAAGTGCGCACTACAGAGGAGGAACGGGAGCGCAAGAAAAAGGAGCAGGCCCTAAAGATGAAAGCATACCGGGCAGCTATGACCAAGATTCAAAAGAAACGGGCAGGGGGCGAACTGGATGACGAAATGCTGGGATTGACAACGCAAATTCTACTAAGAAATCCAGATGTCTCCACTTTGTGGAACATACGACGTGAATGTGTCCTCGAGAAGATAAGAAAAATTACAGAAGAGGAGGAAAAGCAACAAGAAAACAGTGTAAAGCCGGAGGATGAACCAAAAAAAGATGAGGCGGAGGAAGAACCCAAAGAGGTGGTAGACTCACCACAAAAGCTGCCAGTGGAGGATCAACTACAGTCCATTTTGAACCATGAATTGCAGTTAACTGAGCAATGTCTAATGGTTAATCCCAAGTCCTATAATGCTTGGCATCATCGCTGCTGGTCCTTGGAGCAAAACCCCTTGGCAGATTGGCAACGTGAGTTGCAGCTTTGCAATAAGTATCTTAAATACGATGAGCGCAATTTCCATACCTGGGACTATCGCCGTTATGTAACCGGCAAGGCGCAGGTTCCCAACAAACAGGAATTGGACTTTTGCACCGAGAAGATCAAGGTGAACTTCAGCAATTACTCGTCATGGCATCATAGAAGTTTGCTGCTACCGCAACTTTATCCCAATGAGCAGCAAGATCGGCCCATGAGCGAGGAGAAGCTACGTGAGGAACTGGAAATGGTCCTAACGGCTGCCTTTACCGATCCCAATGACAGTAGCGCCTGGTTCTATCAACGTTGGTTGCTGGGCCAAGGTTTTCATGGTGATAAAGATGCATTTACAGTGGTTGCCTTTCGTCTAGATCCACATGGCAAGGCTGTGATAGGTCTTGACAAACCATTTCCAGCATTCAATGCTAAAGTGCAATTAGTCGGAAAAGATTCCTCGGTAGATATCTCCAGCTGGCTGCCTGTTAATAGGGACAAAAGCATTTGGAAGTCTACAGAAACCATAACCATCGAAGCCCAAGAATCGTATGAATTGAAATTGCCCAATCAGCAAATTAAGCTCAGTGCTTTACCCCTTAATAGAGGTTACTTTTACTTTAAGCCGCCTAATAGTTTATCTTCGTCATGCAGTCAAGATCTGAAGGCAGAACTTGAGACTCAATTGCAATCCTGTCTTGATCTACTGGACTACGAACCCGACAGTAAATGGACTCTACTCACCAGTTCCTTGTTAATGCGTGCAATAGACCCATCATCTCATCATGCAAAGAGTCTAGAACATTTGCAGAAATTGCAAAAAGTCGATCCATTGCGAAAGGGCTACTATAAAGATTTGGCTGCACGCTGGACTCTAGAGTACGAGCTTAACAAATGGCCGCAATCTGAAAAGTTTCCATTGCAATTTGAATTGGACAAACAGTCGGAAGCATTAACTTCTCTGCCTTATGGACAATATTTGATTATAGCCGATGAATTGGGATTGCCTGAAAAACTTAGGAACTTAGCCCAAACTTTTAACGAACTGAAACTATGA
- the LOC6651385 gene encoding uncharacterized protein LOC6651385: MDFHSTAVTIADVSPPHSESEGGEDIGTAGNAVDILIKLQHLQANHVWLRQRLTDWQRQALTERLARQRRIYIKGAKLERMLRTLQAKHNRKWQL; encoded by the coding sequence ATGGATTTCCATTCAACAGCAGTGACCATTGCAGATGTTAGTCCCCCCCATAGTGAGAGCGAAGGTGGCGAGGATATTGGAACAGCTGGCAATGCGGTTGATATCCTGATAAAGCTGCAACACCTGCAGGCGAATCATGTGTGGCTACGACAACGGCTGACAGATTGGCAGCGACAGGCGTTAACTGAACGTTTGGCCCGACAAAGGCGCATCTACATTAAGGGTGCCAAACTGGAGAGGATGCTGCGAACACTTCAGGCCAAACATAATCGCAAGTGGCAACTATAG